The Georgenia sp. TF02-10 genome window below encodes:
- a CDS encoding YciI family protein, translating into MPIFAVEYAYDTTRTEDLDKLRPEHREFLAGLHDAGVLVVSGPWLDAAAPGALLMVRAINHDAALEALDPDPFHRAGLITSRTARAWDPVVGKLT; encoded by the coding sequence ATGCCGATCTTCGCCGTCGAGTACGCCTACGACACCACCCGGACCGAGGACCTGGACAAGCTGCGGCCCGAGCACCGGGAGTTCCTGGCCGGGCTGCACGACGCCGGGGTCCTCGTCGTCTCGGGCCCCTGGCTCGACGCCGCCGCCCCGGGCGCGCTGCTCATGGTCCGTGCGATCAACCACGACGCCGCCCTGGAGGCGCTCGACCCGGACCCGTTCCACCGGGCGGGGCTGATCACCAGCCGGACGGCCCGGGCGTGGGATCCGGTGGTCGGCAAGCTGACCTGA
- a CDS encoding bile acid:sodium symporter family protein, with amino-acid sequence MRRVLRWVDPFVVALVATLAFGLAVPLPAPAQRVVAVAADVAVPVLFLVYGMRLSTREVLAGLRNVRLQGAILAATYLLFPALGLALHALAGPLVGPALADGLLYLSLLPSTVQSSVAFTSLARGNVAGAVCAATVSNVLGMVLTPVLVLLLMGRSGSVGLGGLRDVLLQLLVPFAVGQLLQPWAGGWVRARRWLTLGVDRGTILVVVLAAVTAATASGVWDAVSWPMVAALLGLSAVLLAGMLAATWWGGRALGLDLPDRVALLMCGSKKSLATGLPMAAVLFSTAAAATVAVPVILFHQLQLIVCAALARHLARRRPGGPVPPRARPAG; translated from the coding sequence ATGCGCCGGGTGCTGCGCTGGGTCGACCCCTTCGTGGTGGCCCTGGTCGCCACCCTGGCCTTCGGCCTGGCCGTCCCGCTCCCGGCGCCGGCGCAGCGCGTGGTGGCCGTCGCGGCCGACGTCGCCGTGCCGGTCCTGTTCCTCGTCTACGGGATGCGGCTGTCCACCCGCGAGGTGCTCGCCGGGCTGCGGAACGTCCGCCTGCAGGGCGCGATCCTCGCCGCGACGTACCTGCTGTTCCCCGCGCTCGGCCTCGCCCTGCACGCCCTCGCCGGGCCGCTGGTCGGCCCGGCGCTGGCCGACGGGCTGCTGTACCTGAGCCTGCTCCCCTCGACCGTGCAGTCCTCGGTCGCGTTCACCTCCCTCGCACGCGGCAACGTGGCCGGCGCGGTCTGCGCGGCCACCGTGTCCAACGTGCTCGGGATGGTGCTGACCCCGGTCCTGGTCCTGCTGCTGATGGGCCGGTCCGGCTCGGTGGGGCTGGGCGGCCTGCGGGACGTGCTCCTGCAGCTGCTCGTGCCGTTCGCGGTCGGCCAGCTCCTCCAGCCGTGGGCGGGCGGCTGGGTCCGCGCCCGGCGGTGGCTCACCCTCGGGGTGGACCGGGGCACGATCCTGGTGGTCGTCCTCGCCGCCGTCACGGCCGCGACCGCTTCCGGGGTGTGGGACGCGGTGTCCTGGCCGATGGTGGCCGCGCTGCTCGGCCTCTCCGCGGTGCTGCTCGCCGGCATGCTCGCCGCGACCTGGTGGGGCGGCCGGGCGCTGGGCCTGGACCTGCCCGACCGGGTCGCGCTGCTCATGTGCGGCTCGAAGAAGTCCCTCGCCACCGGGCTGCCGATGGCGGCCGTCCTCTTCTCGACGGCGGCCGCGGCCACGGTGGCCGTCCCCGTCATCCTCTTCCACCAGCTGCAGCTCATCGTGTGCGCGGCGCTGGCACGGCACCTCGCCCGACGGCGGCCGGGCGGGCCGGTCCCGCCGCGGGCCCGTCCCGCGGGCTGA